One window of the Mycobacterium xenopi genome contains the following:
- the fadD32 gene encoding long-chain-fatty-acid--AMP ligase FadD32 has product MAYHNPYIVDGHIRFPDNTNLVMHVERWAKVRGQRVAYRFWDYSTERDGVAREMSWVDFAARNRAVGARLQQVTKPGDRIAILCPQNLDYLVSFFGILYAGRIAVPLFDPAEPGHVGRLHAVLDDCSPSAILTTSDSAEGVNKFFRTRPAKERPRVIAVDAVPNEVAATWDPPLDTPFDTIAYLQYTSGSTRVPTGVEITHLNLATNVVQVLNSFDGKEGDRGVTWLPFFHDMGLITILLTPVLGLSHTFMTPAAFVRRPIRWLRELSRVDDDYPGEVYSVAPNFAFEHAAMRGVPKDGEPPLDLRNVKAILNGSEPISVASMRKFHDAFGPFGLRDTAIKPAYGLAEATLYVSSTPMSEPPTVIYVDREELNNHRFVEVPADAPNAVAQVSCGKIGLDEWAVIVDVDTASELPDGQIGEIWLHGKNMGVGYWNREHETQETFKNILKSRTSPSHAEGAPDDGLWVRTGDYGTYYKGSLYITGRIKDLVIIDGRNHYPQDLEFSAQEASRALRTGFVAAFSVPANQLPREVFDNPHSGLTYDPDDTSEQLVIVAERAPGTHKLDPQPIADDVRAAIAVRHGVTVRDLLLVQAGTVPRTSSGKIGRRACRAAYIDGSLRRGTASPTAFADQG; this is encoded by the coding sequence ATGGCGTACCACAACCCGTACATCGTTGACGGACACATCAGGTTTCCTGACAACACCAACCTGGTGATGCACGTCGAACGGTGGGCTAAGGTGCGCGGCCAGCGAGTGGCCTACCGGTTCTGGGACTACTCCACCGAACGCGACGGTGTCGCCCGCGAAATGTCGTGGGTCGACTTCGCGGCCCGCAACCGCGCGGTAGGGGCGCGGCTGCAGCAGGTCACCAAACCGGGGGACCGCATCGCGATCCTGTGTCCGCAGAATTTGGACTACCTCGTCTCGTTTTTCGGCATCTTGTATGCGGGGCGCATCGCGGTGCCGCTGTTCGACCCGGCTGAGCCCGGTCACGTCGGCCGGCTGCACGCGGTGCTCGACGACTGCAGCCCGTCGGCGATCCTGACCACCAGCGACTCCGCCGAGGGCGTCAACAAGTTCTTCCGCACCCGTCCGGCCAAGGAGCGGCCCCGCGTCATCGCCGTCGACGCCGTGCCCAACGAGGTCGCCGCCACCTGGGATCCCCCGCTGGACACGCCGTTCGACACCATCGCCTACCTGCAGTACACCTCGGGTTCCACCCGGGTGCCCACGGGCGTGGAGATCACCCACCTGAACCTGGCCACCAACGTGGTCCAGGTGCTGAACTCCTTCGACGGGAAGGAAGGCGACCGGGGTGTGACCTGGCTGCCATTCTTCCACGACATGGGTTTGATCACGATTTTGCTGACGCCGGTGCTGGGCCTGTCGCACACGTTTATGACGCCGGCCGCGTTCGTGCGCCGACCGATTCGCTGGCTGCGGGAGCTGTCCCGGGTGGACGACGACTATCCCGGCGAGGTCTATTCCGTCGCACCGAATTTCGCGTTCGAGCACGCGGCGATGCGAGGCGTGCCCAAAGACGGTGAGCCGCCGCTGGATCTGCGCAACGTGAAGGCGATCCTCAACGGCAGCGAGCCGATCTCGGTGGCGTCGATGCGCAAGTTCCACGACGCGTTCGGGCCGTTCGGGCTTCGTGATACCGCGATCAAACCGGCCTACGGTCTGGCCGAGGCGACCCTGTACGTGTCCAGCACCCCGATGTCGGAGCCGCCCACGGTCATCTACGTCGACCGGGAGGAGCTCAACAATCACCGATTCGTCGAGGTGCCCGCCGACGCGCCCAACGCCGTCGCGCAGGTTTCCTGCGGCAAGATCGGGCTGGACGAATGGGCGGTCATCGTCGACGTGGACACCGCCAGCGAATTGCCCGACGGGCAGATCGGCGAGATCTGGCTGCACGGCAAGAACATGGGCGTGGGCTACTGGAACCGCGAACACGAGACCCAGGAGACGTTTAAAAACATCCTCAAGTCGCGGACCAGCCCGTCGCACGCCGAGGGCGCTCCCGACGACGGGCTGTGGGTGCGCACCGGCGACTACGGCACCTACTACAAGGGCAGCCTCTACATCACCGGCCGCATCAAAGACCTCGTCATCATCGACGGGCGCAACCACTACCCGCAGGATCTGGAGTTCTCGGCGCAGGAAGCCAGCCGGGCGTTGCGCACCGGCTTCGTCGCCGCGTTCTCGGTGCCGGCCAACCAGCTGCCCCGGGAAGTGTTCGATAACCCGCACTCCGGGCTCACCTACGACCCCGACGACACCTCCGAACAGCTGGTGATCGTCGCCGAACGTGCCCCTGGCACACACAAACTCGACCCCCAGCCGATCGCCGACGACGTCCGCGCGGCAATCGCCGTCCGGCACGGGGTGACCGTGCGCGACCTGCTGCTGGTGCAAGCCGGCACGGTGCCGCGGACCTCCAGCGGCAAGATCGGCCGGCGCGCCTGCCGCGCCGCCTACATCGACGGCAGTCTGCGCCGCGGCACCGCCTCTCCAACCGCTTTCGCTGACCAAGGCTGA
- a CDS encoding Uma2 family endonuclease — MSDLAHLPRGLLNLEQWDALELDPTRRWELSEGTLIMSPRPHLWHQRISRRLTRLLEDHLPNGLEVVPEIEVITRASFPPSVRDPDIVVIPDRVFDQRPARVAAADVVLVVEIVSPGSRGTDHVMKLHEYAQAGIENYWIVDPDAPADGRFLAYRLDGGTYRRVAALDGGRVHVYEPAEMEFAVDALTGSPAR; from the coding sequence GTGTCCGACCTTGCACACTTGCCTCGGGGATTACTGAACCTTGAGCAGTGGGATGCGCTTGAACTCGACCCGACGCGGCGGTGGGAGCTCAGTGAGGGAACACTCATCATGTCGCCGCGTCCGCACCTCTGGCATCAACGCATTTCCAGAAGGCTCACCCGTCTCCTCGAAGACCATTTGCCGAATGGACTCGAGGTAGTTCCCGAGATCGAGGTGATAACGAGAGCATCGTTTCCGCCGAGTGTGCGCGATCCCGACATCGTTGTGATACCGGATCGCGTGTTTGATCAGCGCCCAGCCCGTGTCGCGGCAGCCGACGTCGTCCTCGTCGTCGAGATCGTCTCGCCGGGCTCGCGCGGGACAGACCACGTCATGAAGTTGCACGAGTACGCGCAGGCCGGCATCGAGAACTACTGGATCGTCGATCCCGACGCACCGGCTGATGGCCGATTTCTCGCCTACCGCCTTGACGGCGGAACGTATCGACGAGTCGCGGCGCTCGACGGAGGGCGGGTTCACGTGTACGAGCCGGCAGAGATGGAATTTGCGGTGGACGCGTTGACCGGGTCCCCAGCCCGGTAG
- a CDS encoding cutinase family protein has translation MVKRSRGNSRRRRHRILALIAAAAMALVVALVITVVVVIVRHRPGPPSAVPPSIVPPPSTPGRVKKPRPAFQDASCPDVQLVAVPGTWESSPQDDPLNPVQFPKALLLNVTRPITEQFDSSRVETYTVPYTAQFHNPLSGDKQMSYNDSRAEGTRGTVKAITDMNDKCPLTSYVLVGFSQGAVIAGDIASDIGNGRGPVDDDLVLGVTLIADGRREHGVGKEIGPDPPGQGAEITLHEVPVLADLGLTMTGKRPGGFGALNNQTNEICAPGDLICAAPEEAFSITNLPTTLDTLAGGAGQPVHALYATTQFWSLDGQSATEWTLNWAHNLIENAPHPKHG, from the coding sequence ATGGTCAAACGATCGCGGGGTAATTCCCGGCGTAGACGCCACCGCATCCTCGCGCTGATCGCCGCCGCCGCGATGGCGCTGGTGGTGGCGTTGGTCATCACCGTGGTGGTGGTGATCGTCCGGCATCGGCCAGGCCCGCCGAGCGCGGTGCCGCCCAGTATCGTGCCGCCGCCGAGCACCCCGGGCCGGGTCAAAAAACCCCGCCCGGCGTTCCAGGACGCCAGCTGCCCCGACGTGCAGTTGGTCGCCGTTCCCGGCACCTGGGAGTCGTCGCCGCAAGACGACCCGCTCAACCCTGTGCAGTTCCCGAAGGCGTTGCTGCTCAACGTGACTCGGCCGATCACTGAACAGTTCGACTCCAGCCGGGTCGAGACGTACACGGTGCCCTATACCGCGCAGTTCCACAATCCGCTCAGCGGCGACAAGCAGATGTCCTACAACGACAGCCGGGCCGAAGGCACCCGCGGAACGGTCAAGGCGATTACCGACATGAACGACAAGTGCCCGTTGACCAGCTACGTGCTGGTCGGCTTCTCGCAGGGCGCGGTGATCGCCGGGGACATCGCCAGCGATATCGGCAACGGCCGCGGGCCCGTCGACGACGACCTGGTGCTGGGTGTGACGTTGATCGCCGACGGGCGCCGCGAACACGGCGTGGGCAAGGAGATCGGCCCGGATCCGCCAGGGCAGGGCGCCGAAATCACGTTGCACGAGGTGCCGGTGCTCGCCGACCTGGGCCTGACCATGACCGGCAAACGGCCCGGGGGTTTCGGCGCGCTCAACAACCAGACCAACGAGATTTGCGCGCCCGGCGACCTGATCTGCGCCGCACCCGAGGAGGCGTTCAGCATCACCAATCTGCCCACCACGCTGGACACGCTGGCCGGCGGCGCGGGACAGCCGGTGCACGCGTTGTATGCCACCACGCAGTTTTGGAGTCTCGACGGGCAGTCCGCCACTGAGTGGACCTTGAATTGGGCCCACAACCTGATCGAAAACGCGCCGCACCCCAAACACGGCTGA
- a CDS encoding esterase family protein yields the protein MRSLSMLLRVLWAVVLTVGFWSIAATHLGSAHAANYESLMVPSAAMGRDIPVAFLGGGPHAVYLLDAFNAGPDVSNWVTAGNAMNTLAGKGVSVVAPAGGAFSMYTNWEQDGSKQWETFLSSELPDWLAANKGLAPGGHAAVGASQGGYGAMALAVFHPDRFGYAGSLSGFLYPSETTTNGAITAGMAQFGGVDSYGMWGAPQLGRWKWHDPYVHASLLAANNSRIWVYAPAAGAGSDQAAMIGQADQAMGNSRMFYQQYRNVGGHNGHFEFPTGGDNGWGSWSAQLAAMSGDIVGAIR from the coding sequence ATGAGGAGCCTGTCGATGCTGCTGCGAGTGCTGTGGGCCGTCGTGCTGACAGTCGGGTTTTGGAGCATCGCTGCGACACACCTCGGGTCGGCTCACGCGGCGAATTACGAGTCGCTGATGGTGCCGTCGGCGGCGATGGGCCGCGATATCCCGGTGGCATTCCTGGGCGGGGGCCCGCACGCGGTGTACCTGCTCGATGCGTTCAACGCCGGCCCCGATGTCAGCAACTGGGTGACCGCCGGCAACGCGATGAACACGCTGGCCGGCAAGGGCGTTTCGGTGGTCGCGCCCGCGGGCGGTGCCTTCAGCATGTACACCAACTGGGAGCAGGACGGCAGCAAGCAGTGGGAGACGTTCCTGTCCAGTGAGCTACCGGACTGGCTGGCCGCCAACAAAGGCCTGGCCCCCGGCGGACATGCCGCCGTCGGTGCCTCACAAGGCGGATACGGCGCGATGGCGCTGGCCGTCTTCCACCCGGACCGCTTCGGCTACGCCGGATCGCTGTCAGGTTTCCTGTACCCCTCGGAGACCACCACCAACGGCGCCATCACCGCCGGCATGGCCCAGTTCGGCGGGGTCGACAGCTACGGCATGTGGGGTGCGCCGCAACTGGGCCGGTGGAAATGGCACGACCCGTACGTGCACGCGTCGCTTCTGGCGGCCAACAACAGCCGGATATGGGTCTACGCGCCGGCCGCCGGGGCGGGCAGTGACCAGGCCGCCATGATCGGCCAGGCCGACCAGGCGATGGGCAACAGCCGGATGTTCTACCAGCAGTACCGCAACGTCGGCGGGCACAACGGCCACTTCGAATTCCCGACCGGCGGAGACAACGGCTGGGGGTCGTGGAGCGCGCAGCTGGCCGCGATGTCCGGCGACATCGTCGGCGCGATCCGGTAG
- the zomB gene encoding flagellar motor control protein ZomB, translating into MRSASPRVTVASRRPPAVARPLFPYDTTVRISLWVSVAVVAVLFGWGAWQRRWIADDGLIVLRTVRNMLAGNGPVFNVGERVEANTSTAWTFLLYLGGLIGGPLRLEYVALAMALALSVIGIALLMLGAGRLYAPSLRGHRAVMLPAGALVYIAVPPARDFATSGLESGLALAYLGLLWWMLVCWSQALRTRPEGRVFAAALAFVAGCSVLVRPELALIGGGVLIMMLVAARGWRRRALIVTAGGLLPVGYQIFRMGYYGLLVPGTALAKDAAGDKWSQGMVYLANFNRPYALWVPAVLLLGLGLLLTATRSRAWRNHAPRGYGPLARAVQSPSAVVVFIVVSGLLQALYWIRQGGDFMHGRVLLIPMVCLLAPVAVIPVVFPEGTTFSRETRNVLAGAVSALWLAVAGWSLWAANSPGMGDDATRVTYSGIVDERRFYAQATGHAHPLTAADYLDYPRMRAAVVAISNTPAGALLLPSGNYNQWDIVPAAPPKPGAPAEKGPHTVFFTNIGMVGMNVGLDVRVIDQIGLANPLAAHTPRLHHSRIGHDKNLFPDWAIAEGPFVGVPGYLDPAWVEQARAALKCPATQAVLSSVRAPMGVHRFLSNVLHSYQFTKYRIDRVPLYDLIRCGLEVPESGVPAYTGLPATGP; encoded by the coding sequence TTGCGTTCAGCTAGCCCCCGGGTCACAGTGGCGTCCCGCCGGCCCCCGGCGGTTGCCCGACCGCTGTTTCCCTACGACACCACGGTCCGGATCAGCCTGTGGGTTTCCGTCGCGGTGGTGGCGGTGCTGTTCGGCTGGGGCGCCTGGCAACGACGCTGGATCGCCGACGACGGGCTGATCGTGCTGCGCACGGTGCGCAACATGCTGGCCGGCAACGGGCCGGTGTTCAACGTGGGCGAACGTGTCGAGGCCAACACTTCGACCGCGTGGACGTTTCTGCTCTACCTGGGCGGGCTGATCGGCGGGCCGCTGCGCCTGGAGTACGTGGCACTGGCTATGGCTCTGGCGCTCAGCGTGATTGGGATCGCGCTGCTGATGCTTGGCGCGGGCCGGCTCTACGCGCCCAGCCTGCGCGGACACCGGGCGGTGATGCTGCCGGCCGGCGCCCTGGTCTACATCGCCGTGCCACCGGCGCGCGACTTCGCCACCTCCGGGCTGGAAAGCGGGTTGGCGCTGGCGTATCTGGGCTTGCTGTGGTGGATGCTGGTGTGCTGGTCGCAAGCGTTGCGGACCCGGCCGGAGGGCCGGGTGTTTGCCGCTGCGCTGGCCTTCGTCGCCGGCTGCAGCGTCTTGGTGCGCCCGGAGCTGGCGCTGATCGGCGGCGGTGTGTTGATCATGATGCTCGTTGCGGCCCGCGGCTGGCGTCGGCGCGCGCTGATCGTGACCGCCGGCGGGCTGCTGCCGGTCGGCTACCAGATCTTCCGGATGGGCTACTACGGGCTGCTGGTGCCGGGCACCGCGCTGGCCAAAGACGCCGCGGGCGACAAGTGGTCGCAGGGCATGGTCTATTTGGCCAACTTCAACCGGCCCTATGCGCTGTGGGTGCCTGCGGTGCTGTTGCTGGGGTTGGGCCTGCTGTTGACGGCGACCCGGAGCCGGGCTTGGCGCAACCACGCACCGCGCGGTTACGGTCCGTTGGCCCGCGCGGTGCAAAGCCCATCGGCCGTGGTGGTCTTCATTGTCGTCAGCGGGCTGTTGCAGGCGCTGTACTGGATCCGCCAGGGCGGCGACTTCATGCACGGCCGTGTCTTGCTGATCCCGATGGTGTGCCTGCTGGCCCCGGTGGCGGTGATCCCGGTGGTATTTCCCGAAGGCACCACATTTTCCCGCGAAACACGCAATGTGCTTGCCGGCGCGGTGAGCGCGCTGTGGCTGGCGGTTGCGGGCTGGTCGCTGTGGGCGGCGAACTCACCGGGAATGGGTGACGACGCCACCCGGGTCACCTACTCCGGCATCGTCGACGAGCGCCGCTTCTACGCGCAGGCCACCGGGCACGCGCACCCGCTGACCGCGGCGGACTACCTCGACTATCCCCGGATGCGGGCCGCGGTGGTGGCCATCAGCAACACGCCCGCCGGCGCGCTGCTGCTGCCTTCGGGCAACTACAACCAGTGGGACATCGTTCCCGCGGCCCCGCCAAAGCCAGGAGCTCCCGCGGAAAAAGGGCCGCACACGGTGTTTTTCACCAACATCGGCATGGTCGGGATGAACGTGGGCCTCGACGTCAGGGTGATCGACCAGATCGGATTGGCGAATCCGCTTGCCGCGCATACGCCGCGGCTGCATCACAGCCGCATCGGACACGACAAAAACCTGTTTCCGGACTGGGCCATCGCGGAAGGACCGTTTGTCGGCGTTCCGGGCTATCTCGACCCGGCGTGGGTCGAGCAAGCCCGAGCGGCGCTGAAATGCCCCGCCACCCAAGCGGTGCTCAGCTCGGTGCGCGCGCCGATGGGAGTGCACCGGTTCTTGTCGAACGTGCTGCACTCCTACCAGTTCACCAAGTACCGCATCGACCGGGTTCCGCTCTACGACCTCATCCGATGCGGCCTGGAGGTGCCGGAATCCGGTGTCCCGGCATACACCGGGCTACCCGCGACTGGGCCGTAA
- the ag85A gene encoding diacylglycerol acyltransferase/mycolyltransferase Ag85A yields the protein MTLVDRFRGAVKGMPRRLVFGAVGAALLPGLIGVAGGSATAGAFSRPGLPVEYLMVPSPSMGREIKVQFQSGGPNSPAVYMLDGLRAQDDFNGWDINTPAFEWYYQSGLSMVMPVGGQSSWYTDWYSPACGKAGCQTYKWETFLTSELPQWLQANRQVKSTGSAAIGLSMAAASALNLANYHPQQFVYAGAMSGLLDPSQGMGPSLINLAMGDAGGYKAKDMWGPKEDPAWARNDPLLNVGKTVANNTRVWLYCGNGKPSELGGDNLPAKFLEGFVRTSNLKFQDAYNAAGGHNAVFNFPDNGTHSWEYWGAQLNAMKPDLQRTLGATPNTGAPAAGATNAAATASHG from the coding sequence ATGACGCTTGTTGACAGGTTTCGCGGCGCGGTGAAAGGCATGCCGCGCCGGCTCGTGTTCGGGGCCGTTGGCGCGGCCCTGCTGCCCGGGCTGATCGGTGTCGCCGGGGGTTCGGCGACCGCGGGGGCGTTCTCTCGTCCTGGTCTTCCGGTCGAGTACCTGATGGTGCCCTCGCCGTCGATGGGCCGCGAGATCAAGGTTCAGTTCCAAAGCGGTGGACCCAATTCGCCAGCGGTCTACATGCTCGATGGTCTGCGCGCCCAGGACGACTTCAACGGCTGGGACATCAACACCCCCGCCTTCGAGTGGTACTACCAGTCCGGGCTGTCGATGGTCATGCCGGTGGGCGGTCAGTCCAGCTGGTACACCGACTGGTACAGCCCGGCGTGTGGGAAGGCCGGCTGCCAGACCTACAAATGGGAGACCTTCCTGACCAGCGAGTTGCCGCAGTGGCTGCAAGCCAACAGGCAGGTCAAGTCCACAGGCAGCGCCGCGATCGGCCTGTCGATGGCGGCAGCGTCCGCGCTAAACCTGGCCAACTACCACCCCCAGCAGTTCGTCTACGCCGGCGCGATGTCCGGCCTGCTCGACCCCTCTCAGGGCATGGGGCCCTCGCTGATCAACCTGGCGATGGGCGACGCGGGCGGCTACAAGGCCAAGGACATGTGGGGCCCGAAAGAGGACCCGGCGTGGGCGCGCAACGACCCGCTGCTAAATGTCGGCAAGACCGTCGCCAACAACACCCGCGTCTGGCTCTATTGCGGGAATGGCAAACCGTCGGAGCTCGGCGGTGACAACCTGCCGGCCAAGTTCCTGGAGGGCTTCGTGCGCACCAGCAACCTGAAGTTCCAGGACGCCTACAACGCCGCGGGCGGCCACAACGCCGTGTTCAACTTCCCGGACAACGGCACGCACAGCTGGGAGTACTGGGGTGCTCAGTTGAACGCGATGAAGCCCGACCTGCAGCGGACGCTGGGCGCGACACCGAATACCGGTGCACCGGCGGCCGGCGCCACCAACGCCGCCGCTACCGCTAGCCACGGCTAA